GTGATTGCGGATATTGCAGAATATCTTTCGAATCTACAATCAGAGGCTTCTGCCCAATATTTTTCAAATATTTAACCACTTCCAGATGTTTTGCATAACCTACATCCTGCATCGTTGGATTTTTCACCTGCTTGGCATACGATGGCAGCATATCTTTTGGCGGACGGGTAAGTATGACATTCGTCGTTTTTTCCAGAAAACTCCAGTCTAAATTGACTAAGTGATGAGTCATATTCTTGAAAAAAGCGATTGGGGTATCATAATCGCCCAGGATAATTTCATCAACTACTTTCTGTCCGTCGTTCTCCTGGCTTTTCAGAACTTCATCAGCACCGGGATGGTAATTTTTGGCATCTGTATTAGCCAAATAATGAGCATAAAGCGGCTCATCAAAAACCGTGGAATCTTCGCGCTGGGCGAAAGAGTACATAAGTGCTGTTGAGATATTACGTGGACCACTCCACAAACAAATTCGTTTTGTCTTTAACATTTCTCCGTTTTTTACTTTAACGGTCAATCCGATCCTTCACAAATTATCCTACTCTGCGGACGACCTGTATCTTTATTAAAAATTATACCTTAACTTCATTCACTCCTTCCTCAATCGCCCTCTCATATAGCTTCTGAAGCCGCTGAGTCATACTTCCGGGAACAGATTCAGAAATAATTCGTCCATCTATTTCAGTGACGGGAGTGAGCCCGCCAAAGCTTCCGGTTACGAAAGCTTCATCTGCACCATATACATCAAACAATGAAAAGTTCTTTTGATAACAGGAAATTCCTGACTTTTCACAAACCTCAATTACTTTACCTCGTGTTATCCCGTTCATGCAGTATTGCCCGGTAGATGTCCACACTTCCCCGTCTTTCACCATAAAAAAGTTGGTAGCATTACAGGTAGAAACAAATCCATTGATATCCAGCATCAATGCCTCATCGGCGCCGGCTTCCAAAGCCTGAACCAATGCCTGTACTTCATGAATTTTGCTGTGGCAGTTCAAACGAGGATCCAGGTAATCGGGTGAACCTCGGCGAATAGTGCTGGTAAAAAGTTTAACACCCTGATCTCTGCTTTCCGGATCGGCTTTTTTATACTCGGCTATAATCACCAGATTTGGACCAGAAATCGTCAACCTTGGATCCTGAGACGGTGTTTTTTTAATGCCCCGGGTAAACATCAGCCGCACATGAACCCCGTCTTTCATATCGTTGGCATCCAGCGTTTTCCAAATAGCCTTTGTGATTTCATCCCGGCTCATGCCTAAATCCATGCCTACCGTTTTGGCGCCCTGAAAAAGACGATCATAATGCTCTTTCAGGAACACCAGCACTCCTTTGTGCAGCCGAAATCCTTCCCATACGCCATCACCTACCAAATATCCGCTGTCGAAAACAGATATTTTTGCTTCGTTACGAGGAAACAGCTCTCCGTTCACATATATAAGTACATCTTCATTTCGCGGATCATAAACCGCGTTATGTGTGCCGTGCGTCATGTTTTTATTGAATGATGATTGCTCCCAAATAAAAGAAATATAAAGCTCGGTTGCGAATTTCGATTTTAGCGGGCTTCTGAGGCGTTTTATCTCTTACGAATCGAGGTATTCCCGAATAGAATCACGGATTTGCGTGAATGTTTTTTTTAGAAGTTCTTCATCTTCTTCCAGCAGGGTTACCCTAAATCCAAGTAAATCTGAGCAAAATGAGGATATCGGAACTACGCAAATACCCGTAGCTCCCAATAAATAATAGACAAACCGAAAGTCCAGCGGTACATCTTCTACCCATTCTTCAACCCTGACTTTCGCCTGTGGATTAGTGATCTCCAGGGATTGATCATCCCGAAGTACACCCTCTTTAAAAACAATGGTATTATAAAAAGCGCCATACGTTTTGTTGATAATAAGCTCCGGAACCTCTGACAGAGTATCAGCAATGAAGGTACTTCGCCAGCCGGTTTCTTCATTCAGTTTTTCCCGGTATTCATAAAACCGTGGATCACCCAGAATTTCAGGAATAGCCATTTGGGGGAGCGTGGTTGAACAGACTTCAATCATTTTGGCATCATCCAGTGCATTACAAAGCTGATCAAACTCCAAACTTTTATCCCTGTTGTAGCATTCAATCCATCCACAGCGGGCACCCGGCCAGGGCATTTCTTTTGAAATCCCTTTCATGGCAATACCCGGCACATCACCAATCACTTCTGAAAGCGCATAAGCCCGTGCTCCGTTGTAGGTAATGTGATGATAGATTTCATCCGAAATCAGCATTAGATCGAATTCCCTCGCAAGCTGCACAATCTGATCAAGGATTTCTTTGGGATATACCATACCCGTCGGATTATCCGGGTTGATGAGCAAAATCGCCACCACATTTGGATTGAACTCTACTTTATTCCGTAAATCCTGCATATCCGGATACCAATTATTTTTGGGATCCAGCTTGTATGTGAGTGGTTGATGATTGGCATGAGCCGCCTCGGCCGAAGAATGAGTAGAATAAGCCGGTGAAGGACCGATTACCCGTGAGGTCGCATCCAGGTAGTGATATAAAGTGGAAATAGCATCACCCAAACCGTTGAAAAACAGAATATCATCAGCGGTTATTTGTGCTCCGCCATGTTGATTGTTTTTCTGAGCCAGAAACTTGCGGGTTTTGAACACCCCTTTAGAGTCGCAGTAGCCATATGAATTATTATCTGCAGCTAATCGCTGAATGATATCTTTAATCCATTCAGGTACTTGTGCGTGTTTTTGAATAGGATCACCAATATTCTCCCATGTTATGTCCACACCTTCCTTCTGAAGAATATTAGCTTTCTTTACGATCTCCCGAATTTCATAGGAGAGTTCTTTGGCGCCTTCACTTAACAGCTTCTGTCGCATTTGGATTAAAGTATTTGAGTGAGAGTGAGTCTCACAAATAAAAGCATTTAAAAGCAGGTTTGCATCTGCTTTATAGCTTATTCTTCAAATACCAAGGCCTCTGGATTTGCTCCCAGTTCTTTCAGGTATCCCATAATGGCTTCATTAAAAGGCATTGGCCCGCATACATAGAACGGCTGGTTAAAGTCATCGATCTGAGATTCCAGAAATTCCTTATCTATAAAACCATCCAGAAAGATATGATCTCCGGCAGGTTCTTCATCCGTAATTACATTTACGAAGTTATCTCCAAGAATTTCCTCAAATTCATTTTTCAGAATGATGTCTTTTTCTGTCTTATTTGAGAAAATAAGTTTGTTATCGCCAACCTTTCCTTTCTTATGCAAATCTCTGAGAATGGCAATAAAAGGAGTTACACCTGCACCACCAGCCAGGAAAACACCTTCACCGTTATATTGAATGGTTCCCCAGGCGTCATCCACTATCAGCGAATCTCCTGTTTTCAGCTTCCCTATTTGCTCGGTCACTCCATTGTGATCAGGGTAAATTTTAATAGTGAATTCAAGATCAGAATCTTCATTCAGGGAGGTAAAAGTGAAGGGTCTTTTTTCATCTCTCCATCCATCCTTGTCAATAGCTACTTCTGTAGCCTGACCCGGTTCAAACTCATAGCCATCGGGTTTTTCAAGGATGATTTTTTTGACGTCGTGTGTTACGTTTTGAATGTCTTTGATTTTCAATGTATGTGCCATAATTCTATCTTTTTTTATCTTCGATAGTAATTACAATTATGCCCGTGAAAACATTCGCTATATTTTACTGGCGGTTCATGAATACTCTCAGGTTTTTCATGGCTTCTTTTTGAACTTTTCTTTGCAGGAATGAAGTCCAGCCAAGTAAATACCCCGGCAATCCCAGAGCATATCTGCTCCATCTCCAGAAGTTAAAGGTATCTTTATGCTCGATAATCAATCCGTCCTTAAATCGGATATTCGCATCAATTTTGTTGTGCACTTTTCGGCCGGTTGACGAAAATAAGTACCTGGCTTCTATATGTGCTGAGCCAGTTGATTCATCGGCCTGGACGAAGTCAAAAGTCAGTTCAAATTCTTTTGCCCGGCTACAGAGCATGGTCCACATTCCGTCAATTTCTTTTTTGGAATGAAGTTGAAAAACCGGGTCCTGAAAGGTGGCTTCCTCATGATAACAGCTGAGCATCATTTCAGCATCCAGATTTTTAAGACCTGTATAAAGCCGTGTAATAATTTCCTCATGTTTATTCATTTCCTGTACCCCTTATTATTGCTGACAATGACCCTATAAGTACTACAACTAAAGAACCCACTAATGTATACAACGGCCAGGCAATAGCAAGCCCATCGCCTGGTAAGATATCCTGAATAGGCCCCTGAACCATAAATAGCAAAGTAATTAAGCCAGAGAAAAACCCAATCATGGCATCTGTCTTATCAGGTCTTTTGAAAAACATCCCCAACAGAAATGCACCCAATAATCCACCATAAGTATAAGACGCAATACCCAAGCCGAGTTCTACAATGGCCGGGCGTTCCCCGCCCTGAAGCTGCAGAATGGCAAAGAAAATAGCAGATGCCGTTAGAATTACACCCCAGCCCATAGTGATCTTTCGGGACATGGATAGATCTTCGGCTTCCGTATTACCCTTCCCGAAATAAGGTTTGTACAAATCGTAGGTGGTTGATGAAGCTAAAGAGTTCAGAGAAGAGCTCAGGCTGCTCATAGCCGCCGCAAACAGAGCAGCGACAATAAGCCCCGATACACCCACCGGTAGCTGTTCTACAATGAATTTGGCAAATACTTCATCGGTAGTAGCCAAACCCATCTCTGCAGCCGACATCCCTTCGTAGAATACAAAAAGCAAGAGCCCAATCCCCATAAAAAGAGTAAATTGAAGCATAGCTAAAATGCCACTCCAAATCATTGCTTTTTGTCCGGACTTGAGATTTCGTGTTGCCAGCACACGCTGCACCAACAACTGGTCGGTTCCATGAGAAGCCAGTGAGAAAACGGCCCCTCCCACGATAGCTGTAATCAGAGTGTAAGGCTGAGCGATAAACTCTTTAAAGCTCATGTCAAAACCAAGATCAATCAGTTGTAGCTTTTCATTGGGCAGTTCAAATCCTGCAGGCAGGTTTCCAAGTAACACTCCCAAGGCAATAAAAGCACCACCGATGTATACGATCATTTGTACAAAATCCATCCACACCACTGCTTTGATACCTCCAAAGAATGTGTAAACCAGCGTAATTGCGGTAATCACACAAATAGAAAGAATGTATAGCTCAAGATCTCCCCAGCCAGCGAAGGCTCCGCCCAGCCGCAGTATGATTGCCAGTGGTATAGCGGTCGCAAATAAGCGGACTCCATCTGCAAGCAAACGCGTAATCATGAAGGTGGAGCTGGCAGCATTTCTCATTCCGGCTCCAAATCTGTTCTCCAGAAAGGTATAAGCTGTAAAAAGTTCACCTTCGTAATACTTTGGCAGAAAAAACAGTGCTACTCCAATCCTTCCTATTACATACCCAACCGTAATTTGCAGAAAAGTGAGGTTTCCTCCATAAGCTACTGCCGGAATACTAATAAATGTAAGCGTGCTGGTTTCGGTAGCAACGATAGAGAATAACACAGCCCACCAAGGAATCCCATCACCGCCCAGAAAATAGTCTTTATTGGATGTTTGTTTACCCGACGACTTGAGCCCAAGAACTGCAACCCCAATCAGGTAAATGACAATTACGATATAATCGATTATGGAGAATTCCATAGATATCAGATCAGATGGGTTATAGCTTCTACCCTGTTTCCATCTTCATTGCAGACAGAAATATCAAAGCCTTTAACAATACTATACCCACCAAATACTCCTTCGTTATTTAAAGCGATATAACCAACCTGTGTATCTTTATTATTCGATGAATTCCTTTCTATAATACGTTCAATAGCGACTTTACATGCAGCTTCAGGAGAGTGACCAGCCCTCATCATTTCTACAATCAGGTGGCTTCCAGCTGTTTTAATTACTTCTTCACCGGCCCCGGTGGCAACAGCTCCACCCACTTTGGGATCAATAAATAATCCCGCGCCAATGATCGGGGAATCACCAACACGTCCCTGCATTTTATATGCAGCTCCACTGGTTGTACACGCGCCACAAAGCCGTCCATTTTGGTCCAGCGCAAGCATCCCGATGGTATCATGATTTTCAATGTTCACTTCAAGCTTGTACTCGGAAGTCTCAAGCCATTTCTTCCAGTCTTCCTCGGACTTTTGTGTTAGTAAATTTTCTTCCTCGAACCCATGAGCCAGAGCAAATTTTTTGGCTCCACTTCCTACAAGCATAGCATGGGGAGTCTCGGTCATTACTTTACGAGCTACTGATACGGGGTGCTTGATGTTCTCTAAGAAAGCGACTGAGCCGCACTCCCCTTTTTCATTCATCACGCAGGCATCAAGAGTTACGTTGCCATCCCGATCGGGTCGCCCCCCATAACCAACCGTGTTATTTTTAGGATTTGCTTCTTCTACTTTTACGCCGGCTTCAACTGCATCTAGCGCATAACCCCCTTTTGCTAAAACTTCCCACGCAGCGTTATTGGCATTTATACCGGTTTTCCAGGTTGAAATAACCACAGGTTTTTTCCCGATTTGAACTGATCTTTGACCTGGCTTTAAAAAATTTACCGGTAACAAGCTCAGAGCTGTCGCCTTTATAAATTCTTTTCTATTTAACATGATTTCAAAATTAAGTGGTGTTTAATCAGCTCACATGAATACTACCCCTGCATATTCGCTATTTCTTTCATCTCTTCAAAAAATCTACAAACTTTTGAACCGCCTTACCTCTGTGAGATATATCGTTTTTTATGCTGCTGTCAAGTTCAGCAAAGGTTTGGTCAAACCCTTCAGGCTGAAAAATAGGATCATAGCCAAAACCTTTTTCTCCCTTTTCTTCGGTTGTGATATGTCCGGGACAAATACCTTCAAATGCGTTCTCTTCTTCGCCATTAATCAGAGCTACTACTGTTCTGAACTGCGCTTTTCGGTTCGAAATGCCTTCGAGTTCCTTCAATAGCTTATCCACGTTATTCTGATAGCTGGCATGCTCTCCCGCATACCTTGCCGAATAAACTCCCGGCTTTCCGTTCAAAGCGTCTACTTCAAGACCTGTATCATCTGAAAGTGCCGGTAATCGTGTTTTTTTTGCCACATAACGGGCTTTTTTAAGCGCGTTTCCCTGTAGCGTTGATTGGTCTTCAACGACTTCTTCAAGTTCTGGAAAATCTTTAGTTGAAAGTACCTGTATTCCGAGTGGCCTCAGAATTTGCTGCATTTCATCAATCTTATGCGGGTTTTGGGATGCAATAACAAGCTTATTTAGCTTCACTCTATGTTCCTCGGAAAGATTTTAAAATACATATTGATTCCGCTTCCCAGCGTTAACAGTCCATTGAGTGCTGTAAAAACCGTGTCATCAATCAGCACTGAGTAAATAGTAAGCATCAGGCTTGATGTGAAATACATAATGATAAACGCAAGATTCATTGAGGTACTTCCCGCTTTGATGGTATCCCAGGTTTGCGGAATCCAGGCTGCGACTAAAATTCCAAATCCGGCCCATCCTAAAAATTCTATTCCCGTCATATCTTTTAAATCCTATTTAAGCTTATGCAAAATTTCCTGAACTTCATGCCATTTAAGCCTGGGCCCATATTGAGATACAATTTTTGAGCCAGCTAAACTTGCCAGTTTTCCTGAGTTCGCAAATCCCAGGTTATTTGTAATGCCATACAAAAATGCTCCGGCAAACATATCTCCGGCACCGTTGCTGTCCACAGCGCTTACCTCATAAGGCTCAATATCAATAAAAGTATCCCCGTCAAAAATCATCGCTCCGTTCTTACCCTGAGTAATGACAAATCTTTTAGCCTCTTGTTTCAGGTCTTCCCGGGCTTCCAAAAGGTTATCTTTGCCCGTGAATGTTTTGGCTTCATCTTCATTACAGAATAATAAATCAACAGATGCTCCAATTACTTCTTTGAACTTGCCTTTAAAAGCATGAACAATAGAAGGGTCGGAAAGTGTAATAGCTGTTTTCACCTGATGGTCTTCGGCAATTTTCTTTGTGTGCTTCATGGCTGCAAGTCCGTCTTCAGCAGCAACCAAATACCCTTCCAGATATACATATTCTGAATCTTTTATTGCCTGTTCATCCACTTCATTGGTAGAAAGCCCGGATGAAATCCCCAGAAACGTATTCATAGTACGATCGGCATCTTCGGTTATCATGACGAGGCATTTCCCGGTGATTCCATTTTCCCGTTCCTGTCGGTCAAAATTTGTTGGAATGCCTGCGTCTTCCATATCCCTGAGATAAAAGTCGCCGAATTCATCGGATGCTACTTTGCAAGAATAGAACGCATTTCCACCAAACTGACTTACAGCAATCACGGTGTTTGCTGCTGACCCTCCCGATTTCCGTTCTGTTTTCTGATGATCTATTGCACCGATCAGGCGGTGTTGCGTTTCTTCATCCACCAGGGTCATCAGGCCTTTTTGAACTTCATGTTCCTGAAGAAATTGCGGGGTAACTTTAAACTCTAAATCGACTAAGGCATTTCCAATGCCATATACATTATATTTTTTACTCATGGATTATTTTGTGACTCAATAACAAATTTTTCAGAACCCTAAAAGTACGGACATGAGATAAGCTTTGAAAACGAACTATTCCAAAATGACTACTTTAGCAGCAAGCACTATTAAGAAGATTGATGTGCAAGTTTAGAAACTGGCACCGAAAGAAATACCTCCCAAAAAACTAAGAAACTCATCCCTGTCAGTCACAGCAAAAACCGGAGTTAATGTAATTCTGAAATATCCACCACCTTCAATTAGATCTTGCTCTCTAAACCCTGCTAAAGGCCCCAGTCCAAATATCAGGTCGCTATCAAAAGCAAATGTACTCCCAAGGCCGAGCTCAATATGGGAATCTTTATCTGTTGAAATTAAGTAGGATGAAGTAACAGGAATGGAAACACGATGCCCTACCAGAAAACCATCATCAGGGAGATAACTTAATCCTGCTCTGAGAGATAATTTATTTTCAAAAACCCGTTCGTAATTGAATGAGTAAATCCCTGCAC
The genomic region above belongs to Gracilimonas sp. and contains:
- a CDS encoding PQ-loop domain-containing transporter, whose translation is MTGIEFLGWAGFGILVAAWIPQTWDTIKAGSTSMNLAFIIMYFTSSLMLTIYSVLIDDTVFTALNGLLTLGSGINMYFKIFPRNIE
- a CDS encoding pyridoxal phosphate-dependent aminotransferase, translating into MRQKLLSEGAKELSYEIREIVKKANILQKEGVDITWENIGDPIQKHAQVPEWIKDIIQRLAADNNSYGYCDSKGVFKTRKFLAQKNNQHGGAQITADDILFFNGLGDAISTLYHYLDATSRVIGPSPAYSTHSSAEAAHANHQPLTYKLDPKNNWYPDMQDLRNKVEFNPNVVAILLINPDNPTGMVYPKEILDQIVQLAREFDLMLISDEIYHHITYNGARAYALSEVIGDVPGIAMKGISKEMPWPGARCGWIECYNRDKSLEFDQLCNALDDAKMIEVCSTTLPQMAIPEILGDPRFYEYREKLNEETGWRSTFIADTLSEVPELIINKTYGAFYNTIVFKEGVLRDDQSLEITNPQAKVRVEEWVEDVPLDFRFVYYLLGATGICVVPISSFCSDLLGFRVTLLEEDEELLKKTFTQIRDSIREYLDS
- a CDS encoding aminotransferase class IV: MTHGTHNAVYDPRNEDVLIYVNGELFPRNEAKISVFDSGYLVGDGVWEGFRLHKGVLVFLKEHYDRLFQGAKTVGMDLGMSRDEITKAIWKTLDANDMKDGVHVRLMFTRGIKKTPSQDPRLTISGPNLVIIAEYKKADPESRDQGVKLFTSTIRRGSPDYLDPRLNCHSKIHEVQALVQALEAGADEALMLDINGFVSTCNATNFFMVKDGEVWTSTGQYCMNGITRGKVIEVCEKSGISCYQKNFSLFDVYGADEAFVTGSFGGLTPVTEIDGRIISESVPGSMTQRLQKLYERAIEEGVNEVKV
- a CDS encoding sulfotransferase family protein, whose product is MLKTKRICLWSGPRNISTALMYSFAQREDSTVFDEPLYAHYLANTDAKNYHPGADEVLKSQENDGQKVVDEIILGDYDTPIAFFKNMTHHLVNLDWSFLEKTTNVILTRPPKDMLPSYAKQVKNPTMQDVGYAKHLEVVKYLKNIGQKPLIVDSKDILQYPQSRLRELCGTLGIPFDEAMLKWPAGPRKEDGVWAKYWYHNVHRSTGFRAYKSKNEPFPEELEDLLEECQEAYDELLEYAGS
- a CDS encoding adenosine kinase; the encoded protein is MSKKYNVYGIGNALVDLEFKVTPQFLQEHEVQKGLMTLVDEETQHRLIGAIDHQKTERKSGGSAANTVIAVSQFGGNAFYSCKVASDEFGDFYLRDMEDAGIPTNFDRQERENGITGKCLVMITEDADRTMNTFLGISSGLSTNEVDEQAIKDSEYVYLEGYLVAAEDGLAAMKHTKKIAEDHQVKTAITLSDPSIVHAFKGKFKEVIGASVDLLFCNEDEAKTFTGKDNLLEAREDLKQEAKRFVITQGKNGAMIFDGDTFIDIEPYEVSAVDSNGAGDMFAGAFLYGITNNLGFANSGKLASLAGSKIVSQYGPRLKWHEVQEILHKLK
- the rdgB gene encoding RdgB/HAM1 family non-canonical purine NTP pyrophosphatase, with product MKLNKLVIASQNPHKIDEMQQILRPLGIQVLSTKDFPELEEVVEDQSTLQGNALKKARYVAKKTRLPALSDDTGLEVDALNGKPGVYSARYAGEHASYQNNVDKLLKELEGISNRKAQFRTVVALINGEEENAFEGICPGHITTEEKGEKGFGYDPIFQPEGFDQTFAELDSSIKNDISHRGKAVQKFVDFLKR
- a CDS encoding N(4)-(beta-N-acetylglucosaminyl)-L-asparaginase, which translates into the protein MLNRKEFIKATALSLLPVNFLKPGQRSVQIGKKPVVISTWKTGINANNAAWEVLAKGGYALDAVEAGVKVEEANPKNNTVGYGGRPDRDGNVTLDACVMNEKGECGSVAFLENIKHPVSVARKVMTETPHAMLVGSGAKKFALAHGFEEENLLTQKSEEDWKKWLETSEYKLEVNIENHDTIGMLALDQNGRLCGACTTSGAAYKMQGRVGDSPIIGAGLFIDPKVGGAVATGAGEEVIKTAGSHLIVEMMRAGHSPEAACKVAIERIIERNSSNNKDTQVGYIALNNEGVFGGYSIVKGFDISVCNEDGNRVEAITHLI
- a CDS encoding nuclear transport factor 2 family protein, whose protein sequence is MNKHEEIITRLYTGLKNLDAEMMLSCYHEEATFQDPVFQLHSKKEIDGMWTMLCSRAKEFELTFDFVQADESTGSAHIEARYLFSSTGRKVHNKIDANIRFKDGLIIEHKDTFNFWRWSRYALGLPGYLLGWTSFLQRKVQKEAMKNLRVFMNRQ
- a CDS encoding sodium:solute symporter, translated to MEFSIIDYIVIVIYLIGVAVLGLKSSGKQTSNKDYFLGGDGIPWWAVLFSIVATETSTLTFISIPAVAYGGNLTFLQITVGYVIGRIGVALFFLPKYYEGELFTAYTFLENRFGAGMRNAASSTFMITRLLADGVRLFATAIPLAIILRLGGAFAGWGDLELYILSICVITAITLVYTFFGGIKAVVWMDFVQMIVYIGGAFIALGVLLGNLPAGFELPNEKLQLIDLGFDMSFKEFIAQPYTLITAIVGGAVFSLASHGTDQLLVQRVLATRNLKSGQKAMIWSGILAMLQFTLFMGIGLLLFVFYEGMSAAEMGLATTDEVFAKFIVEQLPVGVSGLIVAALFAAAMSSLSSSLNSLASSTTYDLYKPYFGKGNTEAEDLSMSRKITMGWGVILTASAIFFAILQLQGGERPAIVELGLGIASYTYGGLLGAFLLGMFFKRPDKTDAMIGFFSGLITLLFMVQGPIQDILPGDGLAIAWPLYTLVGSLVVVLIGSLSAIIRGTGNE
- a CDS encoding FAD-binding oxidoreductase; protein product: MAHTLKIKDIQNVTHDVKKIILEKPDGYEFEPGQATEVAIDKDGWRDEKRPFTFTSLNEDSDLEFTIKIYPDHNGVTEQIGKLKTGDSLIVDDAWGTIQYNGEGVFLAGGAGVTPFIAILRDLHKKGKVGDNKLIFSNKTEKDIILKNEFEEILGDNFVNVITDEEPAGDHIFLDGFIDKEFLESQIDDFNQPFYVCGPMPFNEAIMGYLKELGANPEALVFEE